Proteins encoded together in one Verrucomicrobiia bacterium window:
- a CDS encoding efflux RND transporter permease subunit → MRYVTDIFIRHPVLAVVLNLVIVLVGVRALTQLPVQQYPSIESASVVITTVYTGASAETVRGFLTTPIERVASAIGGVDHIESTSRAGISIVTVRLKLNHSSTAALAEITARLQQVRSELPAEAEPPVVEVQRADRPYASFYLSFSSRERSVPAITDWLARTLQPQFATLAGVQRVSFEGGRPIAMRVWIDPDRLAGVNLAPGDVHAALQRNNYLAAVGQTKGQWVQVNLLANTDLRTVEEFENLIVSERDGALVRLADVARVELGAEEPDWIAKFNEREAVYLGVWPLPGSNEIEVAARLRAEMERVRPTLPPDIEMELAYDATVFMRDALREIGMTLAETMAIVALVIVLFMGSPRTALVPLVAMPVSLIGAVVVMYALGFSLNLLTILAIVLSVGLVVDDAIVVVENVERHVREGKTRIEAALVGARELIGPIVAMTVTLAAVYTPIAFQGGLTGMLFLEFAITLAAAVVFSGMVAITLSPVMSSRFVHPHGRESALTRLVNRAFDAVRRGYARLLDIALGMRWTVVVAALAIMAAAWPFYHHSRRELAPVEDQSHISLFLEASPDSTIEATSRQSLEVVRAITGFEEARFMWSLTAGWGGFGGLVAKDWRERERSTEAMYGEVYGAVSQIPGLRVFPRLDPPLPTPGQYDVELVLQSDAPLDRMLELATAVVQAGWQSGKFLYVDTDLKIDQPEARVVLDRERLADLGLDLATAGRELGTVLGGAYVNRFNYHDRSYKVIPQIGDEDRTTVGPLLDLKIKTGDGDLVPVSSFTHIESGTAPRSLNRFQQRNAVRVFGGVQPGVTKEEALRVLENAANAARGPNVVLDHAGESRQIRREGSALTVTLGFAVALIYLVLAAQFRSFRDPLIVLLGSVPLAISGALLFSFLDLTTINIYSQVGLITLVGLIAKNGILIVEFANTLRERGQDRASALREACLTRFRPVLMTSAATVFGHFPLVLVTGPGAAARNSIGIVLVAGMVVGSLFTLFVVPVFYSLLATRHRGVPVPATPEQPAPQIAPTPVGAA, encoded by the coding sequence ATGCGTTACGTCACCGACATCTTCATCAGGCACCCCGTTCTCGCGGTGGTGCTCAACCTGGTCATCGTGCTGGTTGGCGTGCGGGCACTGACCCAACTGCCGGTCCAGCAGTATCCCAGCATCGAGAGCGCGTCGGTGGTGATCACCACCGTGTACACGGGAGCCAGCGCGGAAACGGTGCGCGGGTTTCTCACCACGCCGATCGAACGGGTGGCCTCGGCGATCGGCGGGGTGGATCACATCGAGTCCACCAGCCGCGCCGGGATCAGCATTGTCACCGTCCGGTTGAAGCTGAACCACAGCAGCACGGCGGCCCTTGCGGAGATCACGGCCAGGCTCCAGCAGGTGCGGTCGGAACTCCCCGCGGAAGCGGAGCCGCCGGTGGTCGAGGTGCAGCGGGCGGACCGGCCCTACGCCTCGTTCTACCTGAGTTTCTCGTCGCGGGAGCGGAGCGTTCCGGCCATCACCGACTGGCTTGCCCGGACGTTGCAGCCGCAATTCGCGACCCTGGCGGGCGTGCAGCGGGTGAGCTTCGAGGGCGGACGTCCGATCGCCATGCGGGTCTGGATCGACCCCGACCGTCTGGCCGGGGTCAACCTGGCGCCCGGGGACGTCCATGCCGCGCTCCAGCGCAACAACTACCTCGCGGCGGTCGGGCAAACCAAGGGCCAATGGGTCCAGGTCAACCTGCTGGCCAACACCGATCTTCGGACCGTCGAGGAATTCGAGAACCTCATCGTATCGGAGCGGGACGGCGCCCTGGTGCGTCTGGCCGACGTGGCGCGGGTGGAGTTGGGCGCCGAGGAACCCGACTGGATCGCCAAGTTCAACGAGCGCGAGGCCGTGTACCTCGGGGTCTGGCCGCTGCCCGGCTCCAACGAGATCGAGGTGGCCGCGCGGCTTCGCGCCGAGATGGAACGGGTGCGTCCGACGCTGCCACCGGACATCGAGATGGAACTCGCCTATGACGCCACGGTGTTCATGCGCGACGCCCTGCGCGAGATCGGCATGACCCTGGCGGAGACCATGGCCATCGTCGCCCTGGTGATCGTGCTGTTCATGGGGTCGCCCCGGACGGCCCTGGTGCCCCTGGTGGCCATGCCGGTCTCGCTGATCGGTGCGGTGGTGGTCATGTACGCCCTGGGCTTCAGTCTCAACCTCCTGACCATTCTGGCCATCGTGCTGTCGGTCGGGCTGGTGGTGGACGACGCCATCGTCGTGGTGGAGAACGTCGAGCGCCATGTCCGGGAGGGGAAGACGCGCATCGAGGCGGCGCTGGTGGGGGCGAGGGAACTGATCGGCCCGATCGTGGCCATGACCGTCACCCTGGCCGCGGTGTACACGCCCATCGCCTTCCAGGGCGGGCTCACCGGGATGCTCTTCCTCGAATTCGCCATCACGCTTGCCGCGGCGGTGGTCTTCTCGGGGATGGTGGCCATCACCCTGTCGCCGGTGATGAGTTCCCGCTTCGTGCATCCGCACGGACGGGAGAGTGCGCTGACGCGGCTGGTGAACCGCGCCTTTGACGCGGTACGACGCGGCTATGCGCGCCTGCTGGACATTGCCCTGGGCATGCGCTGGACGGTGGTGGTGGCGGCCCTGGCGATCATGGCGGCGGCCTGGCCGTTCTATCACCATTCGCGCCGCGAACTCGCGCCCGTCGAGGACCAGAGCCACATCAGTCTGTTCCTCGAAGCCTCCCCGGACTCGACCATCGAGGCGACCTCCCGGCAGTCCCTGGAAGTCGTGCGGGCGATCACCGGATTCGAGGAAGCCCGGTTCATGTGGTCCCTCACCGCCGGATGGGGCGGGTTTGGAGGGCTGGTGGCGAAGGACTGGCGCGAACGGGAGCGGTCCACCGAGGCCATGTATGGCGAGGTGTACGGGGCGGTGTCGCAGATTCCCGGACTCCGGGTGTTTCCCCGGCTCGACCCGCCGCTGCCGACTCCCGGCCAGTACGATGTCGAGCTGGTCCTCCAGAGCGACGCGCCGCTCGACCGGATGTTGGAACTCGCCACCGCGGTGGTCCAGGCCGGCTGGCAGAGCGGGAAGTTCCTCTACGTGGACACCGACCTGAAGATCGACCAGCCGGAGGCCCGGGTGGTCCTCGATCGCGAGCGACTCGCCGATCTCGGTCTCGACCTTGCCACCGCCGGTCGCGAACTGGGGACCGTTCTCGGGGGCGCCTACGTGAACCGGTTCAATTACCACGACCGGAGCTACAAGGTGATCCCCCAGATCGGCGACGAGGACCGCACGACGGTCGGACCGCTGCTGGACTTGAAGATCAAGACCGGCGACGGGGACCTGGTACCGGTCTCCTCGTTCACGCACATCGAATCCGGCACGGCCCCCCGGTCGCTGAACCGCTTTCAGCAGCGCAACGCCGTCCGCGTCTTCGGAGGGGTGCAGCCGGGGGTGACCAAGGAGGAGGCCCTTCGGGTGCTCGAGAACGCCGCCAACGCCGCGCGAGGACCCAATGTGGTGCTCGATCACGCCGGCGAGTCGCGCCAGATCCGGCGGGAGGGATCGGCCCTGACGGTGACGCTCGGGTTCGCGGTGGCGCTGATCTACCTGGTTCTTGCGGCGCAGTTCCGGAGCTTCCGGGATCCGCTCATTGTGCTCCTGGGCTCGGTGCCGCTGGCGATCTCGGGGGCGCTGCTTTTCAGCTTCCTCGATCTCACGACGATCAACATCTATTCCCAGGTCGGCCTCATCACCCTGGTCGGGCTGATCGCCAAGAACGGCATCCTCATTGTCGAGTTCGCCAACACCCTCCGCGAACGCGGCCAGGATCGGGCCTCGGCCCTTCGCGAAGCCTGCCTCACCCGGTTTCGACCGGTGCTGATGACCTCGGCCGCCACGGTGTTCGGGCACTTCCCGCTGGTGCTGGTCACGGGGCCGGGCGCGGCGGCCCGCAACAGCATCGGGATCGTTCTCGTGGCGGGCATGGTGGTGGGCAGCCTGTTCACCCTGTTCGTCGTCCCGGTGTTCTATTCGCTGCTCGCCACCCGCCACCGGGGTGTGCCGGTGCCGGCGACCCCGGAACAGCCCGCCCCGCAGATCGCCCCAACCCCCGTCGGCGCCGCCTGA
- a CDS encoding efflux RND transporter periplasmic adaptor subunit — translation MESVRPRSSGPPSAVSEEAACPPRPGWMASVVLLAVLVAAGTALATWKARALQAADALAAQQAEPMEFVTTAVAEPREHRRSITSIGTVLALRSTTLRNELPGTVREVRLTPGGIVEAGTLLVAMDVSVEEAELKAVEAQAALAETLLHRVERAVQSRATSQMEWDRARADLDVARAQMERLRAVIARKTVRAPFRARLGLSDVHPGQYLETGTLLTTVQGVDDAVHVDFAVPQHVAEQLQVGEQVTLLPGLLREEVSAAVVALDARVDPRTRNTLVRARVEDGRVLPGPGASVRVRVPAGAHVAAVAVPVSAVRKGPEGDHVFVVSPDEEGKVRARVRRVRSGPILGDEVLVMEGLAAGETVAAFGSFKLREGVLVAAVRHAVAGEAAN, via the coding sequence ATGGAATCTGTCCGCCCCCGTTCGTCCGGTCCGCCTTCTGCCGTGTCTGAGGAAGCCGCCTGTCCCCCAAGGCCGGGCTGGATGGCGTCCGTTGTCCTCCTTGCCGTGCTGGTCGCCGCGGGCACGGCTCTGGCGACGTGGAAGGCGCGCGCCCTGCAGGCGGCCGACGCCCTCGCCGCCCAGCAGGCGGAACCGATGGAGTTCGTCACCACGGCGGTTGCCGAACCGCGTGAGCATCGGCGCTCGATCACCTCGATCGGGACGGTGCTGGCCCTTCGTTCGACCACGTTGCGCAACGAACTGCCTGGCACGGTGCGCGAGGTGCGGTTGACACCGGGCGGCATCGTTGAGGCCGGGACATTGCTGGTCGCGATGGATGTCTCGGTGGAAGAGGCCGAACTGAAGGCGGTCGAGGCACAGGCGGCCCTGGCCGAGACGTTGCTGCACCGGGTCGAACGCGCGGTCCAAAGCCGGGCCACATCCCAGATGGAATGGGATCGCGCCCGTGCGGACCTCGATGTGGCGCGGGCCCAGATGGAACGACTCCGGGCGGTGATTGCCCGCAAGACCGTCCGGGCTCCGTTCCGCGCCCGTCTCGGCCTGAGCGATGTGCATCCAGGCCAGTACCTCGAAACGGGCACCCTGCTGACCACCGTGCAGGGGGTGGACGACGCGGTCCATGTGGACTTTGCGGTGCCCCAGCACGTGGCGGAACAGCTTCAAGTGGGCGAGCAGGTGACCCTTCTGCCCGGGCTTCTCCGCGAGGAGGTGTCTGCCGCCGTGGTGGCGCTCGACGCCCGCGTCGATCCCCGGACCCGCAACACCCTGGTGCGGGCGCGCGTTGAGGACGGCCGGGTCCTGCCGGGTCCCGGCGCGTCGGTCCGGGTCCGCGTACCGGCCGGCGCCCATGTCGCCGCCGTCGCGGTGCCGGTCAGCGCGGTGCGCAAAGGACCGGAAGGCGATCATGTCTTCGTGGTCTCGCCCGACGAGGAAGGGAAGGTCCGGGCCCGGGTCCGGCGGGTCCGCTCCGGGCCGATTCTCGGGGACGAGGTGTTGGTCATGGAAGGACTGGCGGCGGGCGAGACGGTGGCGGCGTTCGGCTCGTTCAAGCTGCGCGAGGGGGTCCTGGTGGCGGCGGTGCGGCACGCCGTTGCCGGGGAGGCTGCGAACTGA
- a CDS encoding sodium/solute symporter (Members of the Solute:Sodium Symporter (SSS), TC 2.A.21 as described in tcdb.org, catalyze solute:Na+ symport. Known solutes for members of the family include sugars, amino acids, nucleosides, inositols, vitamins, urea or anions, depending on the system.) produces MPAPAVFLAQAANGLTTIDGVIIFFYLAATLALGTVIARYVKSSGDFLLAGKSLPFWAVGMSIVVSDIGAIDMVSGAGAAYRYGLAQANFDWIGSVPAMILVGFLFAPYFWRSGVCTLPEFLGRRYGNGVRWFQAVIWLGFLLSMLAVMLWASAVFLNTVVGWSIGTAIWVTVAVVGFYTVLGGLTAVVLTDVIQTVVMFVGAAALLALSFWKLGGWNNLVEAVSARGPEFANHFRLLLPNDAATPYPWSGILLGLGIVLSTAYFSSNQAVIQRVLGARSEWDAKASMVFAGFLKLFVPVLIMIPGIAAVALHPGLSNPDSAVPLLVRDLLPPGLTGLVFAAFFAALMSSVDSYLNSSTTILVSDGYQPAYQWIAGRPAGDLQCLWISRILTVALIVTAGFVAPVIERFETVYLAIQTLFSLFQGPTLAVLILGIFWRRTNGWGAISGLVLGVCFSGSLSLVGGSLFPSEDPFLFVAFWAFVFALVVTVGVSLVTPPPSPERIRGLVFGEVLHDATTQALLAERAARTDPQPP; encoded by the coding sequence ATGCCCGCCCCGGCCGTGTTCCTCGCCCAAGCCGCCAACGGCCTGACGACCATCGATGGGGTCATCATTTTCTTCTATCTGGCGGCAACTCTGGCGCTGGGAACAGTGATCGCACGGTATGTGAAGTCCTCGGGGGATTTTCTGCTGGCCGGCAAGTCCCTGCCGTTTTGGGCGGTGGGAATGTCGATCGTGGTGAGCGACATTGGGGCGATCGACATGGTGTCCGGGGCGGGGGCCGCCTATCGGTATGGGCTGGCGCAGGCGAACTTCGATTGGATCGGGTCGGTGCCGGCGATGATCCTGGTCGGGTTCCTCTTCGCGCCCTACTTCTGGCGCAGCGGGGTGTGCACGCTGCCGGAGTTTCTGGGACGCCGGTACGGCAACGGGGTGCGATGGTTCCAGGCGGTGATCTGGCTGGGGTTCCTGCTGTCGATGCTGGCGGTCATGCTGTGGGCCTCGGCGGTGTTCCTGAACACGGTGGTGGGCTGGAGCATCGGCACGGCGATTTGGGTGACGGTGGCGGTGGTGGGTTTCTACACGGTGCTGGGGGGGCTGACGGCGGTGGTGTTGACGGATGTGATCCAGACGGTGGTGATGTTTGTCGGGGCGGCGGCCTTGCTGGCGCTCAGCTTCTGGAAGCTGGGTGGATGGAACAACCTGGTGGAGGCCGTGTCAGCGCGGGGGCCGGAGTTCGCCAACCATTTCCGTCTGCTCCTGCCCAACGACGCAGCGACGCCGTATCCCTGGTCGGGCATTCTGCTGGGGCTTGGGATCGTGCTTTCGACCGCCTATTTCTCGAGCAATCAGGCGGTGATCCAGCGGGTGCTGGGCGCGCGTTCGGAGTGGGATGCCAAGGCGTCGATGGTGTTCGCCGGGTTCCTCAAACTGTTCGTCCCGGTGCTGATCATGATCCCGGGCATCGCGGCCGTCGCGCTGCATCCGGGGCTGTCCAATCCGGACAGCGCCGTGCCGCTGCTGGTTCGCGACCTGCTTCCGCCCGGCCTGACGGGCCTGGTGTTTGCGGCGTTTTTCGCGGCCTTGATGTCGAGCGTGGATTCCTACCTCAATTCCTCGACCACGATCCTGGTGTCGGACGGCTATCAACCGGCGTACCAGTGGATTGCGGGGCGGCCGGCCGGGGACCTTCAGTGTCTCTGGATCAGCCGGATCCTGACGGTGGCACTGATTGTCACCGCGGGGTTTGTGGCACCGGTGATCGAGCGTTTTGAGACGGTGTACCTGGCGATTCAGACGTTGTTCTCGCTGTTCCAGGGTCCGACCCTGGCGGTGCTGATCCTGGGGATCTTCTGGCGACGGACCAACGGGTGGGGTGCGATTTCCGGTCTGGTCCTCGGAGTCTGCTTTTCCGGATCGCTGAGCCTGGTGGGCGGGAGCCTCTTTCCGTCGGAGGATCCGTTCCTGTTTGTTGCCTTCTGGGCCTTCGTCTTTGCGCTGGTGGTGACGGTGGGCGTGAGTCTGGTGACGCCTCCGCCATCGCCTGAGCGAATCCGGGGTCTCGTGTTCGGCGAGGTCCTGCATGATGCGACCACCCAGGCCCTGCTGGCCGAACGCGCGGCCCGCACCGATCCCCAACCACCATGA
- a CDS encoding TetR/AcrR family transcriptional regulator yields MGRTSQSREKLMKAVTELIWTGSYGSTTIEQICERAGVKKGSFYHFFESKAALATAAIEADWEEHRPRLNEIFSPVHPPLERIRRYCGMEYDDQAALKSLHGRTLGCPLCTLGTEICGIEDSLRLKVSEVMDQFRRYFETTIRDAQAEGSVPVADAGAKARAVFAYVEGLLAQARIADDVEVLREMERGILDLLGARSEFAGRP; encoded by the coding sequence ATGGGTCGCACCAGTCAATCGCGCGAGAAGCTGATGAAAGCCGTCACCGAGCTGATCTGGACGGGCTCGTATGGCAGCACCACGATCGAACAGATCTGTGAGCGTGCCGGGGTGAAGAAGGGGAGTTTCTACCATTTCTTCGAGTCCAAGGCCGCCCTGGCCACCGCGGCGATCGAGGCCGACTGGGAGGAGCATCGACCCCGGTTGAACGAGATCTTTTCCCCCGTTCATCCTCCCCTGGAGCGGATCCGGCGCTATTGCGGCATGGAGTACGACGACCAGGCAGCGTTGAAGAGCCTGCATGGGAGAACGCTTGGTTGTCCTCTCTGCACGCTGGGCACCGAAATCTGCGGGATCGAGGACAGTCTGCGCCTCAAGGTCAGCGAGGTGATGGATCAGTTCCGCCGCTATTTCGAGACGACCATCCGGGACGCCCAGGCCGAGGGCAGCGTCCCGGTCGCCGATGCCGGCGCCAAAGCGCGGGCCGTGTTCGCCTACGTGGAGGGACTCCTCGCCCAGGCACGGATTGCGGACGACGTGGAGGTGCTGCGGGAGATGGAGCGCGGCATCCTGGATCTGCTCGGGGCGCGATCCGAATTCGCCGGCCGACCGTGA
- a CDS encoding Gfo/Idh/MocA family oxidoreductase — MSKTKVALLGAGFIAEIHLESYQRFVPEAEVVAVYTRNPERAEAFARKHHIGLWYSDLEAAIRESGCDVVDVCIPNFLHHRAVLTAAAAGRHVILEKPMAMNLEEADEMIAACARANRKLMYAEELCFAPKYERVRKLVQEGAIGSIYQMRQAERHSGPHSDWFYDINQSGGGALMDLGCHGIAWFRWMLGGRPTVRAVQAHMQTDLIHGARTRAEENVICTVEFEGGAIGVVENSWAKYGGMDDRVEVYGTGGVIYADLFQGNSALTYSEKGYGYAMEKAGSTQGWTFTIFEEAFNQGYPQELRHFIECVRDDRPPLVTGDDGRAVLEVLCAAYASARRGQRVELPFRAKVKRPIDLWLEGD; from the coding sequence ATGAGCAAGACCAAGGTCGCCCTGCTTGGAGCTGGATTCATCGCCGAGATCCATCTCGAGTCGTACCAACGTTTCGTTCCGGAAGCCGAGGTGGTCGCGGTGTACACCCGGAACCCGGAACGCGCGGAAGCCTTCGCCCGCAAGCACCACATCGGCCTCTGGTACTCGGACCTTGAGGCGGCAATTCGGGAATCGGGCTGCGACGTGGTGGACGTCTGCATCCCCAATTTCCTCCATCACCGGGCGGTCCTGACGGCCGCCGCGGCAGGCAGGCACGTGATCCTCGAAAAGCCCATGGCCATGAACCTCGAGGAGGCGGACGAAATGATCGCCGCCTGCGCACGGGCCAACCGGAAGCTCATGTACGCCGAGGAACTGTGTTTCGCACCCAAGTACGAGCGGGTGCGGAAACTGGTCCAGGAAGGGGCGATCGGTTCGATCTACCAGATGCGGCAGGCCGAACGTCACAGCGGCCCGCACAGCGACTGGTTCTACGACATCAACCAGTCCGGGGGCGGGGCCCTGATGGATCTGGGCTGCCATGGCATCGCCTGGTTCCGGTGGATGCTCGGCGGACGCCCCACGGTGCGGGCCGTCCAGGCCCATATGCAGACCGACCTGATCCACGGCGCCCGCACCCGCGCCGAGGAGAACGTCATCTGCACCGTCGAGTTCGAAGGCGGGGCCATCGGAGTGGTCGAGAATTCCTGGGCCAAGTACGGGGGCATGGACGACCGCGTCGAGGTGTACGGCACCGGCGGGGTGATTTATGCCGATCTCTTTCAGGGCAATTCCGCCCTGACCTACTCCGAAAAGGGTTACGGCTACGCCATGGAGAAGGCAGGCAGCACCCAGGGCTGGACCTTCACCATCTTCGAGGAGGCGTTCAATCAGGGCTACCCACAGGAACTCCGCCACTTCATCGAGTGCGTCCGCGACGATCGCCCGCCCCTCGTCACCGGCGACGACGGCCGGGCCGTGCTCGAAGTCCTCTGCGCCGCCTATGCCTCGGCGCGCCGCGGGCAGCGCGTCGAACTGCCGTTCCGCGCCAAGGTGAAGCGCCCGATCGACCTCTGGCTGGAGGGAGACTGA